A genomic segment from Candidatus Brocadia sinica JPN1 encodes:
- a CDS encoding YaeQ family protein, translating into MFELWIDLGQPDEKRIHKACGRAKEVIVYAYSGNSANAW; encoded by the coding sequence ATATTTGAGTTATGGATAGACCTTGGACAGCCTGATGAGAAGCGTATCCACAAGGCCTGTGGCCGCGCCAAGGAGGTTATTGTCTACGCCTATAGTGGCAACAGCGCAAACGCCTGGTGA
- a CDS encoding GIY-YIG nuclease family protein: MERRFAEHTRNDKKGAKYLRGKAPLALVMKKKMGSKSMALKMEAKVKKLSKIKKEMFVDGKIKVREIWK, from the coding sequence GTGGAAAGGAGATTTGCAGAACATACAAGGAATGATAAAAAAGGAGCAAAATACTTAAGGGGGAAAGCGCCTTTAGCGCTGGTTATGAAAAAGAAGATGGGAAGCAAGAGTATGGCGTTAAAGATGGAAGCGAAAGTAAAAAAACTATCAAAGATCAAAAAAGAGATGTTCGTGGATGGTAAAATCAAAGTAAGGGAAATATGGAAATAA
- a CDS encoding DUF748 domain-containing protein, protein MLQAKSFFRVGRNFTSWSWPARIVIIGSLLVALYAATGFFILPPLIKTRLIEKLSAYTGRKVELGELRLNPFALSTTLRKFTLHERTGGQFMSFDELYINFQTSSLFRWAYTFSIIQLTSPSSNIRIQKDGTFNFHDLLPPAREKSETQQNAPVPLLIQHLVVNRAQMVFEDITRPTPYKQQIAALSFSLKNFTTRPNREGLYEFEAATEEGATLKYRGNLSMAPMYSKGSLELTGIKLRKLWSYLQDQLNFEIAGGELDISGTYEFNITEGLTDLRLQDSSVNVRSLSVLSKEDGEEAITLPHLSFSGTELDYQKREMKIALIQSDSAKIRGKFDKDGKFSLHKMFQPKTTDSSQEMHPKNQSKSGEWQISINKIEIADYALHMKDQTTVPITQLDLSPVNLKIENVKIGSPGTAHIELQVGLNQTGTMKVAGKVSPEPLTADLDVQISKIALPPFDPYVKKHTQLEISDGSLSLNGHLNFSRPGAEQQVDFEGDIRIESARVLDSVLSEDFVRWKRLDLRQVKYDNNPASLSIQEIIARGLYTRIIIGPDRTANVQHILVRDKKPLTETKGQQANDNQLPIRIGQVSIIDSSMNFTDLSLKPNFTSAIQNLNGTVKGLSSEQLARADIDLKGQVDKYAPVVIQGKINPLSEQAYTDITMNFHGIELTTFSPYSGKFAGYKIEKGKLSFELQYKLSQKILIGENHIVLDQFTLGEKVESPDATNLPVRLAIAILKDSHGVIDLNIPVRGDLNDPQFRLAPVIIKAFVNLIAKAATSPFKMLGALVGGEGEELDFVLFTPGSNALSQEQQSKLAKIAKALEERPQLILNLRGTAAESVDRYALAERAILTRIRTQRNIPIESPLAEDEQKRLLKLYREMFRKEDPYDLIPPTDTTGTKIPKDVRRAAVVDAARKKLIEKYPISESDLRTLAQERAEVIKDYMVQQGGLAAPRIFLLEVDTKASATDHEVKMPLALDAR, encoded by the coding sequence GTGTTACAGGCTAAATCCTTCTTTCGCGTTGGTCGTAACTTTACCTCCTGGTCATGGCCGGCTCGTATAGTAATAATTGGGAGCTTGTTGGTTGCTCTCTATGCGGCTACAGGTTTTTTCATACTGCCACCGCTGATTAAAACCCGGTTGATAGAAAAGCTTTCTGCTTACACAGGACGTAAAGTGGAACTGGGGGAATTGCGTTTGAACCCATTTGCCCTGTCAACCACGTTGCGGAAGTTTACGTTACACGAACGAACCGGCGGGCAGTTCATGAGTTTTGATGAACTCTACATCAACTTCCAAACAAGTTCGTTATTTCGCTGGGCATATACCTTCTCTATAATTCAACTGACTTCCCCTTCTTCAAACATCAGGATACAAAAGGATGGAACATTCAATTTCCATGATTTACTTCCACCAGCCAGGGAAAAGAGTGAGACGCAACAAAATGCCCCTGTTCCTCTTCTCATTCAACATCTTGTTGTCAATCGCGCACAAATGGTCTTTGAGGACATCACGCGACCGACACCTTACAAACAACAGATAGCAGCTCTCAGTTTTTCTCTGAAAAATTTTACAACCAGGCCCAACCGTGAGGGACTGTATGAGTTCGAAGCCGCCACGGAGGAGGGTGCAACCCTGAAATATCGCGGTAATCTCAGTATGGCGCCCATGTACTCAAAGGGCAGTCTGGAACTTACGGGGATTAAGCTCAGAAAACTATGGTCATACCTGCAGGATCAGCTCAATTTTGAAATAGCTGGCGGGGAACTGGATATCAGTGGGACGTACGAATTCAATATTACAGAGGGGCTGACTGATTTGCGCCTGCAAGACAGCAGTGTAAACGTTCGTTCTCTTTCAGTCCTCAGTAAAGAAGACGGCGAAGAAGCAATTACCCTGCCACACCTTTCCTTTAGCGGAACAGAACTTGATTATCAAAAACGCGAAATGAAAATCGCCCTTATTCAAAGCGACTCAGCAAAGATTCGTGGCAAGTTTGATAAAGACGGCAAATTCAGTCTGCATAAAATGTTCCAGCCGAAAACAACCGATAGCTCACAAGAGATGCATCCGAAAAATCAGTCAAAGTCAGGGGAATGGCAAATCAGTATCAATAAGATCGAAATCGCTGACTATGCACTCCACATGAAAGATCAAACCACCGTACCTATAACGCAACTAGATCTTTCTCCGGTGAATCTGAAGATTGAAAACGTTAAGATTGGCTCTCCAGGCACAGCACATATCGAGCTGCAGGTAGGTTTGAATCAAACAGGAACAATGAAAGTTGCCGGGAAGGTATCTCCCGAACCTCTAACAGCGGATTTAGACGTACAGATTTCAAAAATAGCGCTTCCGCCATTTGACCCTTATGTAAAAAAACACACACAACTCGAGATAAGCGATGGATCCCTGTCGCTCAATGGACATCTTAATTTCTCTCGCCCCGGCGCGGAACAGCAGGTTGATTTTGAAGGCGATATCCGGATAGAGTCAGCTCGTGTTCTCGATTCAGTACTTTCTGAAGATTTTGTCCGTTGGAAACGCCTTGACCTCAGGCAGGTAAAATATGACAACAATCCGGCATCACTCTCAATTCAGGAGATTATCGCCCGTGGTCTCTATACACGCATCATCATAGGGCCTGATCGCACTGCCAATGTTCAACACATTCTTGTAAGAGACAAAAAACCTTTAACGGAAACGAAGGGACAGCAGGCGAATGATAATCAATTACCTATCCGTATTGGTCAGGTCAGTATAATCGATAGTTCCATGAATTTTACAGACCTTTCACTCAAACCAAATTTTACCTCGGCTATCCAGAATCTGAACGGAACAGTGAAAGGGCTTTCATCCGAACAGCTTGCACGCGCTGATATTGATTTAAAAGGGCAGGTGGACAAATACGCTCCGGTTGTCATACAGGGAAAGATCAACCCATTGAGTGAGCAGGCTTATACAGACATCACCATGAATTTTCATGGTATCGAACTCACCACATTTTCCCCGTATTCAGGGAAATTTGCGGGATACAAGATTGAAAAGGGAAAACTATCGTTTGAATTACAATATAAACTTTCTCAAAAAATCCTGATAGGCGAAAATCACATTGTCCTGGATCAGTTTACCCTTGGAGAAAAGGTAGAAAGTCCGGATGCAACCAATCTGCCGGTTCGTCTTGCAATTGCCATACTTAAGGATTCACACGGTGTGATTGATCTTAATATTCCCGTCCGCGGTGACCTCAATGATCCGCAGTTCAGGCTTGCGCCTGTGATAATCAAGGCATTTGTTAATCTTATCGCAAAGGCCGCAACATCCCCATTTAAAATGCTTGGCGCACTGGTAGGAGGTGAGGGTGAGGAATTGGACTTTGTACTCTTTACACCGGGTTCAAATGCCCTCAGCCAGGAACAGCAGTCAAAGCTTGCCAAAATTGCCAAAGCGCTTGAAGAACGACCACAACTCATACTGAACCTGCGTGGTACTGCTGCGGAGTCTGTCGACCGATATGCACTGGCAGAGCGTGCAATTTTGACCCGTATTCGTACTCAGCGAAACATCCCAATTGAAAGTCCCCTTGCTGAAGACGAACAAAAGCGTCTCCTCAAACTCTACCGTGAAATGTTCAGGAAAGAAGACCCTTATGACTTGATACCACCAACCGATACAACAGGAACAAAGATTCCTAAGGATGTGCGCAGGGCTGCTGTTGTTGATGCCGCGCGAAAAAAGCTCATAGAGAAATACCCGATTTCCGAAAGCGATTTGCGTACACTTGCACAGGAGCGAGCCGAGGTAATAAAAGATTACATGGTTCAGCAGGGTGGTTTGGCAGCGCCCCGCATCTTCCTCTTAGAAGTTGATACGAAGGCCTCCGCTACAGATCATGAAGTCAAAATGCCGCTCGCGCTGGATGCCCGCTAG
- a CDS encoding bifunctional DNA primase/polymerase, with protein sequence MKTLEMAFYYRSKNFSVIPLVPKDKKPLIPWAEYQKRYATDEELKEWFGNGSQNNIGIVTGKISGIAVIDFDTPEAVQYAREMNFPETPLVMTKKGFHAYYKYKEGIRNFQKRDNLPGTDLRGDGGYVVAPPSVHFSGCQYMWVKSKSLDDLPLAEFPEIILAKTPEDKTPLKELYRGATKGDRNTTLARLVGSWARDGLTFEECLENARLWNLKNNPPLSVKEIEQTVRSIFEKHQKERPAAMVLTRLDSLFQEPEEVTTWLVDRLLPSGGFSVLVAKPKVGKSTLARNLGLCIARNKPFLGRDVNQGAVIYLALEEKRSEVKRHFQVMGASGKEEIHIYVGGAPADAIKQIESLKPLLLIIDPLFRLTKVKDGNDYVQVTNALEPLLRLSRNTGTHVLCVHHANKMDSQDGNCVLGSQAIFGSVDTLMIMGRHEHYRTIKTIQRYGEDLEEIILGYDKTTRRLVFGGSRQEEDINLSKTAIIEFLSVQAEPVTEAVIMDGVEGKTVNKRKALREMVGKEVKRDGKGGKGDPFKYSCSLVPGICWEHENKNPETAGYPHKIKDYSCPQNSANFQEREQEFSVKNTVSNEPINLDDLGVEL encoded by the coding sequence ATGAAAACTCTTGAAATGGCTTTTTATTATCGTTCAAAAAACTTTTCGGTAATACCGCTTGTCCCGAAAGATAAAAAACCTTTAATACCCTGGGCTGAATATCAAAAGCGTTATGCTACGGATGAGGAATTGAAAGAATGGTTTGGAAATGGCAGCCAAAATAATATCGGCATCGTCACTGGCAAAATATCAGGGATTGCAGTTATTGACTTTGACACCCCGGAAGCCGTCCAGTATGCAAGAGAAATGAACTTTCCCGAAACCCCATTGGTAATGACTAAGAAGGGATTTCATGCTTATTATAAATATAAAGAAGGCATAAGGAATTTTCAAAAACGTGATAACCTACCAGGGACTGACCTTCGGGGTGACGGTGGTTATGTGGTAGCTCCACCGTCCGTGCACTTTTCGGGATGCCAATATATGTGGGTGAAATCGAAAAGTCTTGATGATTTGCCTTTAGCAGAGTTTCCAGAAATAATTTTGGCTAAAACACCAGAGGATAAAACGCCATTGAAAGAACTCTACCGGGGGGCTACAAAGGGCGATCGTAATACTACCCTTGCAAGACTTGTGGGATCATGGGCAAGGGACGGTCTTACCTTCGAAGAGTGTTTGGAGAACGCAAGGTTATGGAATTTAAAAAACAATCCGCCATTGTCGGTAAAAGAGATTGAGCAAACGGTAAGGAGTATTTTCGAAAAACACCAAAAAGAAAGACCAGCAGCAATGGTGTTAACGCGTTTAGACAGTTTATTTCAAGAGCCTGAAGAGGTTACAACTTGGCTGGTTGACAGGTTACTCCCTTCTGGCGGTTTTTCTGTATTGGTGGCAAAGCCAAAAGTTGGGAAATCCACACTTGCTAGAAATTTGGGGCTATGTATTGCAAGAAATAAGCCATTTCTAGGCAGAGACGTTAATCAAGGTGCAGTTATCTATTTGGCTTTAGAAGAAAAGCGGTCAGAAGTAAAAAGACATTTTCAGGTTATGGGAGCAAGCGGCAAAGAGGAAATTCACATTTATGTTGGGGGAGCACCTGCCGATGCCATTAAACAAATCGAATCATTAAAACCATTGCTTTTAATAATAGACCCCTTATTTCGTTTGACAAAGGTTAAAGATGGGAACGATTATGTCCAAGTCACAAATGCTTTAGAGCCCTTATTGCGATTATCTAGAAATACCGGAACTCACGTCCTATGTGTTCATCATGCCAACAAAATGGATAGCCAGGATGGTAATTGTGTTTTGGGTAGCCAAGCAATCTTTGGTAGTGTCGATACTCTTATGATAATGGGACGTCACGAACATTATAGGACAATTAAGACGATTCAGAGGTATGGGGAGGATTTAGAAGAAATTATATTAGGTTATGATAAAACGACAAGGCGTCTCGTTTTTGGTGGTAGCCGACAGGAAGAGGATATTAATTTGTCAAAAACGGCAATTATTGAATTCTTATCAGTACAAGCCGAACCGGTTACGGAGGCAGTAATCATGGATGGGGTTGAAGGCAAAACTGTTAACAAAAGAAAGGCGCTTCGGGAAATGGTTGGGAAAGAGGTTAAGCGAGACGGAAAAGGGGGCAAAGGCGACCCCTTTAAATATTCTTGTTCCCTTGTTCCCGGTATATGTTGGGAACATGAAAACAAGAACCCCGAAACGGCTGGATACCCGCATAAAATCAAGGATTATTCTTGTCCCCAAAATTCTGCAAATTTTCAAGAACGGGAACAAGAATTTTCGGTAAAAAATACAGTATCGAACGAACCTATAAACCTTGATGATTTGGGGGTTGAACTATGA
- a CDS encoding transcriptional coactivator p15/PC4 family protein: MTNEQGVKFGEIQKKEGEKVVVSMKEYKGFDYLDIRTYFLNEKNEWCFTKKGITLPPGKVDILIGLLNKAKQMGVKECK; this comes from the coding sequence ATGACAAATGAACAAGGTGTTAAATTTGGTGAAATTCAGAAGAAAGAAGGCGAAAAGGTAGTGGTATCCATGAAGGAATACAAAGGGTTTGATTACTTGGACATACGAACATATTTCCTAAATGAAAAAAATGAGTGGTGTTTCACGAAAAAAGGCATAACGTTACCACCGGGCAAGGTGGATATACTTATCGGATTACTCAATAAGGCAAAACAAATGGGGGTAAAAGAATGCAAATAG
- a CDS encoding ISL3 family transposase, with protein MRLDTITELLRIPGFKVTHMISSTESSIEFLLEQEEERTSVCSGCGKVHNTAVHSVGRITVEDLPMSSRRVYLHVPKRKSMCLEDGSIRVEEHEWIRGRFTKRFVEQVYRLTSITTNKEAGWFLGIDDETVYRIDKEMLEELSLERIEKVKAPRHMSVDEVAWQKWHKYVTNVVDVEKRKVIWNHDGRGKTTLDKFYRKIGKEGCKRIKAVASDGAKGFLTSTKEHLKNALIVLDHFHVKKYLNEAVDAVRKEELRKARQQNQEDLSRILHCNKRFILMQNKVTNKQKDILDKLSTLNEKVYKAMLLKEQFLSLYVASNRRVAYANLRAWIGTAIRSGIASFVELGYKFFRKRHYVLNYFVCKITSAISEGINNKIKRFKRMAYGYRDVKYFLLKIHQHCGLLDPKLST; from the coding sequence ATGCGGTTAGATACTATCACAGAATTATTACGAATTCCAGGATTTAAAGTAACGCATATGATATCCAGCACGGAAAGCAGTATAGAGTTTTTATTGGAGCAAGAGGAAGAAAGAACGAGTGTATGTTCAGGTTGCGGTAAAGTGCACAATACGGCAGTGCATAGTGTGGGAAGAATAACAGTAGAAGACCTACCGATGAGTAGTAGGAGGGTATATTTGCACGTACCGAAGAGGAAATCGATGTGCCTTGAAGATGGGAGTATTCGGGTAGAGGAGCACGAGTGGATAAGGGGGAGATTTACGAAGCGTTTTGTGGAACAGGTGTATCGACTGACCTCAATAACGACAAATAAGGAAGCAGGATGGTTTCTTGGAATAGACGATGAGACGGTGTACCGGATAGATAAGGAGATGTTAGAGGAGTTATCACTGGAGAGAATTGAGAAAGTGAAGGCGCCGCGTCATATGAGTGTGGATGAGGTTGCATGGCAGAAGTGGCACAAGTATGTTACCAATGTTGTTGATGTGGAAAAGCGCAAGGTGATTTGGAATCACGATGGACGGGGCAAGACAACGCTGGATAAATTTTATCGTAAGATAGGCAAGGAAGGTTGTAAGAGGATAAAGGCAGTGGCAAGCGATGGAGCAAAGGGTTTTCTTACGTCTACGAAAGAGCATTTGAAGAATGCCTTGATAGTATTGGATCATTTTCATGTAAAGAAGTATCTCAATGAGGCAGTAGATGCGGTAAGGAAGGAAGAACTCAGAAAAGCCAGGCAACAAAACCAGGAAGACTTGAGTCGAATTCTTCATTGCAACAAGAGGTTTATATTGATGCAAAATAAGGTTACAAATAAGCAGAAGGACATTTTAGATAAACTCTCAACGCTCAATGAGAAGGTATATAAGGCAATGCTTTTAAAGGAGCAGTTTCTTTCTCTTTATGTAGCAAGTAATCGAAGGGTAGCATATGCAAATCTGAGGGCGTGGATAGGGACAGCAATAAGGTCTGGGATAGCATCATTTGTAGAGCTAGGATACAAATTTTTCCGGAAGAGGCATTATGTTCTGAACTATTTTGTTTGCAAAATAACGTCCGCTATATCAGAAGGAATCAATAACAAAATAAAGAGGTTCAAGCGCATGGCATACGGTTATCGAGACGTCAAATACTTCTTACTCAAGATTCATCAACATTGCGGACTTCTTGACCCTAAGCTTTCAACTTAA
- a CDS encoding helix-turn-helix domain-containing protein, which produces MQIDNNRLLNMDEASSLLGIKKNTLYQMVMRREIAVVKIGKLNRFRPEDLQAFINENLTERI; this is translated from the coding sequence ATGCAAATAGATAATAACAGACTTCTAAACATGGATGAAGCGTCTAGCTTGTTGGGCATCAAGAAAAATACATTATACCAAATGGTAATGCGCAGGGAAATAGCGGTGGTAAAGATAGGCAAGCTAAATAGGTTTCGGCCAGAGGATTTACAGGCATTTATCAACGAGAATCTTACCGAGCGGATATAA
- a CDS encoding DNA adenine methylase, whose translation MNVALRSPVNRMGGKYFLASWLSQHIPQHTLYCEPFCGAGHLLFGKEPSQAGVINDIDNYLVTFFRVIQEPGKCQMLTNLLNYMPYSRSLWQGIRANWKQGNIPQDEIERVAQWYYLNRTCFSGDQLRGGFAVPSTTGRNPITSFRNTIETFDMVAERLRNVCIESLDYTDCIKRYDSEDTLFFCDSPYLNSEHYYGKDSFSQDDHYNLAELLNKVKGKAMVSHYQNSLYDELYKGWNRYEYQSFKGSHKSEGEEKPRTQEVLYCNFQSVRTRSLFDG comes from the coding sequence ATGAATGTTGCCTTAAGGAGTCCTGTTAATCGCATGGGCGGGAAATATTTTCTGGCAAGCTGGCTATCTCAGCATATACCACAGCATACCCTTTATTGTGAACCCTTTTGCGGCGCCGGACATTTACTCTTTGGAAAAGAACCGTCTCAGGCGGGAGTTATAAACGATATCGATAATTATTTGGTAACCTTCTTTAGGGTCATTCAGGAACCGGGGAAATGCCAAATGTTGACTAACCTTTTAAACTATATGCCATATTCCCGAAGTTTATGGCAAGGGATAAGGGCAAACTGGAAACAAGGCAATATCCCACAGGACGAAATTGAGCGTGTAGCACAGTGGTATTACCTAAACAGGACATGCTTTTCAGGCGATCAGCTAAGGGGTGGCTTTGCTGTACCTTCTACCACCGGACGTAATCCAATAACAAGCTTTCGGAATACTATTGAGACCTTTGACATGGTTGCAGAACGTCTCAGAAACGTTTGTATTGAGTCCTTAGACTATACCGATTGCATTAAGCGATATGATTCAGAAGACACCCTGTTTTTTTGCGATTCACCTTATCTGAATTCAGAACATTATTACGGCAAGGATTCCTTTAGCCAGGATGACCATTACAACCTTGCAGAGCTATTGAACAAGGTAAAGGGCAAGGCTATGGTTTCACACTATCAGAATAGCTTATATGATGAATTATACAAGGGCTGGAATAGATATGAATATCAATCGTTCAAGGGATCCCATAAGTCAGAAGGTGAGGAAAAGCCAAGAACCCAAGAGGTCTTATACTGCAATTTTCAATCCGTAAGGACACGGAGTTTGTTTGATGGGTAA
- the pepF gene encoding oligoendopeptidase F — protein sequence MNKNKTRDQIEGKYKWDLSVLYASDDTWEEDYRKVEKGLPQLLEFKGSLADPRKLGQFMQFYINHSIVRENLYVYAYVRFFEDTRNAVYEEMKGRIELLASKISAQTVFIKKELSSLSQDDIDTMISENSHLAGYRFFLESYARYNPHILSEETETVLAELEIALKKPDDIFSAYNNNNISFGEFEHKEEIIRLSHARYVQLLESPDRALRQKAFDYYYRPYLQNIDVLANTYAANVLANIKMAKVRNYSSMLEMSLFPDYVPTTVFTNLIEVAKENIDVISEFNALKQEELGIEELHFYDNYVPLVREVDKKYSYEEAIELVRTALEPLGAEYLKKYDSTVCAGVIDVFESPGKRSGAFSWGSYASRGLIFLNYTEKFSDVSTFAHEFGHCLHRDYSIENQPYIYYQNPIFLAEIASAFNEALLFDHMSKIAESREEKKFFLYHSMKRIEATFYRQTMFANFERDIHEMAESGKVLMAKSITGVYRKNLEAYLGKGMVIDEQLNYEWARIPHFYNAFYVYKYATSLSAAIALSQRVTSGEEGAVEDYLTFLGRGSHKEPLEILKDAGIDLSGKEPYAVTVDKFRKLLKEYKAL from the coding sequence ATGAACAAGAATAAGACCAGAGATCAAATAGAAGGTAAATACAAGTGGGATTTGTCAGTTTTGTATGCATCGGATGATACTTGGGAAGAAGATTACCGGAAGGTGGAAAAAGGACTTCCTCAACTCCTGGAGTTTAAAGGCTCTCTTGCTGATCCCAGAAAACTCGGACAGTTTATGCAGTTTTATATTAACCATTCGATCGTGAGAGAAAATTTATATGTGTATGCGTATGTGCGATTTTTTGAGGATACCAGAAACGCCGTATATGAAGAGATGAAAGGTCGTATCGAACTGCTTGCGTCGAAGATTTCCGCGCAAACCGTCTTTATAAAGAAGGAGCTGTCCTCATTATCACAGGATGATATCGATACCATGATTAGTGAAAATTCTCATCTGGCAGGGTATCGGTTTTTTCTGGAAAGCTATGCCCGGTACAATCCTCATATCCTTTCTGAAGAGACGGAGACAGTTTTGGCGGAACTGGAAATTGCCTTAAAAAAACCTGATGATATTTTTTCGGCTTATAATAATAACAATATTTCATTCGGGGAATTTGAACACAAGGAAGAAATAATCCGCCTTTCTCATGCAAGGTATGTGCAACTGTTAGAATCACCAGACCGTGCTCTCCGGCAAAAAGCGTTTGATTACTATTACCGACCTTACCTGCAGAACATTGACGTCCTGGCAAATACCTATGCTGCAAACGTACTTGCAAACATTAAAATGGCGAAGGTGCGCAACTATTCGTCAATGCTGGAAATGTCCCTATTTCCTGATTACGTGCCAACCACGGTTTTTACTAATCTCATAGAAGTCGCAAAGGAGAATATTGATGTGATCAGCGAGTTCAATGCCCTGAAACAGGAAGAGCTTGGAATTGAAGAATTACACTTCTATGATAATTATGTCCCTCTGGTTCGTGAGGTTGATAAGAAATATTCCTATGAAGAGGCAATCGAACTGGTTCGTACAGCGCTTGAACCCCTCGGCGCAGAATATCTCAAAAAATACGATTCTACTGTCTGTGCAGGGGTAATTGATGTATTTGAATCTCCCGGTAAAAGGTCAGGGGCGTTTTCGTGGGGGAGCTATGCGAGCCGGGGATTGATTTTCTTAAATTACACGGAAAAGTTCTCTGATGTTTCAACATTTGCACATGAATTCGGCCACTGCCTGCATCGGGATTACTCCATTGAAAATCAACCCTATATCTATTATCAAAATCCGATCTTTCTGGCTGAGATAGCATCGGCATTCAATGAGGCGTTGTTGTTTGATCATATGTCAAAGATTGCTGAATCCCGCGAGGAGAAGAAATTTTTCTTGTATCACTCTATGAAACGCATAGAGGCAACTTTCTACCGCCAGACTATGTTCGCAAATTTCGAAAGGGATATTCATGAGATGGCGGAATCCGGCAAAGTGTTGATGGCAAAAAGTATAACCGGCGTTTACAGGAAAAATCTGGAGGCATATCTGGGCAAGGGCATGGTTATTGATGAACAGTTAAACTACGAATGGGCGCGCATTCCCCATTTTTACAATGCCTTTTATGTCTACAAATATGCTACCAGTCTTTCAGCAGCAATAGCTCTATCTCAGCGGGTAACCTCCGGCGAAGAAGGCGCTGTCGAAGATTATCTGACATTTCTGGGCAGGGGATCACATAAAGAACCACTTGAAATTCTAAAGGATGCCGGGATTGACCTTAGCGGAAAAGAGCCATATGCAGTGACAGTTGATAAATTCAGGAAGTTGCTGAAAGAATATAAAGCATTGTAA
- a CDS encoding DUF6722 family protein: protein MNEKQREDVVKFLYDLAKLTYTGLIIGGIISPKGLLWFHILFGVCASIIFFIVAYKLRKE, encoded by the coding sequence ATGAATGAAAAACAAAGAGAAGACGTTGTTAAATTTCTGTATGACTTAGCAAAGCTTACATATACAGGTCTTATCATTGGTGGTATAATTTCACCAAAAGGACTTCTCTGGTTTCATATACTCTTTGGTGTCTGTGCATCAATAATCTTTTTTATCGTAGCCTATAAACTTAGAAAGGAATAA
- a CDS encoding tyrosine-type recombinase/integrase, which yields MFIGDRERGKLNLPKKKVVPTFVEYCQRYLEHHKGDKENTRLGRERAVNALTKYLGDYRLDKLTPFIVERFKLSRQETDKVGAITVNHDLAILSHLYNTAIKEGVIDGNPCKDVKRLKAMQSRDRVLSESEIRILLNTLQGHDRMAVLLGLFCGLRLNETLKLTWDNFDFTRNLLTFTQSKTGKQVTVPFSDFMVKELTDYKGNCKNNNLFEDSEINQSLITCRSKHFKEVFERLGIHGFTYHCLRHTFASLQGDLGTGAVTVKEMLGHSDLSMTLKYSHIGLDSKRRDSQALTDHILTISERAVIPMISQAGTA from the coding sequence ATGTTTATAGGTGACCGGGAACGTGGTAAACTGAACCTGCCAAAGAAGAAGGTTGTTCCTACCTTTGTGGAATACTGCCAAAGGTATTTAGAACATCACAAAGGTGATAAAGAAAACACACGACTTGGAAGAGAACGGGCGGTAAATGCCTTGACGAAGTATTTAGGGGATTATCGGCTGGATAAATTGACACCGTTTATTGTTGAGCGATTCAAGCTTTCCAGACAGGAAACGGACAAAGTGGGTGCTATCACGGTTAATCATGACCTGGCTATACTGTCGCATTTATACAATACGGCCATAAAAGAGGGTGTCATTGATGGAAACCCATGTAAGGACGTTAAACGGCTAAAGGCAATGCAGTCCAGAGACAGGGTTTTATCTGAATCAGAAATACGCATATTGTTGAACACATTACAAGGCCATGACCGTATGGCAGTCTTACTTGGCTTATTTTGTGGATTACGGTTAAACGAAACACTAAAGTTAACATGGGATAATTTTGATTTTACCAGAAACCTGTTAACGTTTACTCAATCCAAGACAGGAAAACAAGTAACTGTTCCCTTTTCCGATTTCATGGTAAAGGAACTAACAGACTATAAGGGCAATTGTAAAAACAATAATCTGTTTGAGGATTCAGAAATAAACCAATCGCTCATTACATGCCGTAGCAAGCATTTTAAAGAAGTGTTTGAACGGTTGGGAATTCATGGCTTTACTTACCACTGTCTAAGACATACCTTTGCTAGTTTACAGGGTGATTTGGGAACCGGTGCCGTTACCGTAAAGGAAATGTTGGGACATAGTGACCTGAGTATGACCTTGAAATATTCCCATATTGGATTAGACAGCAAGAGAAGGGATTCACAGGCGTTGACAGACCATATCCTAACCATAAGTGAAAGGGCTGTAATACCGATGATCTCTCAGGCGGGTACGGCATAA